A region of Candidatus Zixiibacteriota bacterium DNA encodes the following proteins:
- the argS gene encoding arginine--tRNA ligase: MKDRFREQIAELTSRAFREILPEWRVVNPGLFTFHPEELYYKLETPKNPQLGNFALPLFELTKIIKQNPVELNKKLTDAQNKLVKENEEYVSLTFNAVGGYNNARIATGALAAATFEALRTQKENYGSSTEGRGRKIVIDFSSPNIAKPFGIGHLRSTAIGNSLYRIFNKLGYESVGINHLGDWGTQFGKTIVAYRKWGKASQLEENPVKTLFDLYVRFHKEEEADASLSDAARDAFKAMENGDPEAIALWQKFKDYSMAEFNRIYEMLRVHFDYQTGESFYNDKMESAIKRLEKAGLTEISEGALIVNLEKYNLPACLLRRADGATLYATRDIAGILYRWETFHFEKALYVVGTAQRDHFKQVFKVIELLEEAEHVSAEKRIAHRLTHVEFGWIKFEDEVMATRQGNIIFLEDVLDKAISLAREKIVEKNPDLKEIDKTAHQIGLGAVIFADLSTRKEKDVNFQWDKVLNFEGETGPYLQYTHARLSSLIRHYGKELTEKIDFSLLDHPEEYRVLDLLYRFPLLVEEAAIAYEPYLISSYLLELASAFNTVYQRKDAAGRIDKIISDNTNLTEARMALVAAARIVVKEGLYLLGIEAPEEM; the protein is encoded by the coding sequence ATGAAAGATAGATTTCGAGAACAGATAGCCGAATTGACTTCACGGGCTTTCCGCGAAATTCTTCCGGAATGGCGTGTAGTGAACCCTGGCCTTTTTACTTTCCACCCGGAGGAGTTGTACTACAAATTGGAAACGCCGAAAAATCCGCAATTGGGAAATTTCGCCTTGCCGCTTTTTGAGCTGACCAAAATCATCAAGCAGAATCCGGTAGAATTGAACAAGAAACTGACTGACGCACAAAATAAGCTTGTCAAAGAAAATGAGGAATACGTATCGCTGACCTTCAACGCAGTCGGCGGTTACAACAATGCTCGGATCGCTACCGGTGCTCTGGCGGCCGCTACATTTGAAGCACTGCGGACTCAGAAAGAAAATTATGGTTCTTCTACTGAAGGTCGCGGAAGAAAAATCGTAATCGATTTTTCCTCGCCTAATATCGCCAAGCCGTTCGGAATCGGGCATCTTCGCTCCACTGCCATCGGCAATTCGCTGTACCGCATTTTCAATAAGCTGGGATATGAGTCGGTCGGCATAAATCACCTCGGCGACTGGGGAACCCAGTTCGGCAAGACGATTGTCGCTTACCGCAAATGGGGTAAGGCGAGCCAACTGGAGGAAAATCCGGTCAAGACCCTGTTCGACCTGTACGTAAGATTTCATAAAGAGGAAGAGGCCGATGCTTCACTTTCGGATGCTGCTCGTGATGCTTTCAAGGCGATGGAAAATGGCGACCCCGAAGCGATCGCTCTCTGGCAGAAATTCAAAGATTACTCGATGGCCGAATTCAACAGAATTTATGAAATGCTGAGGGTTCATTTTGATTACCAGACTGGGGAATCATTTTACAACGATAAGATGGAAAGCGCCATCAAACGTCTTGAAAAAGCCGGCCTGACCGAGATTTCCGAAGGGGCTCTGATCGTAAATCTGGAAAAATATAATCTCCCGGCCTGTCTTCTCCGACGAGCTGACGGGGCCACGCTGTACGCCACACGCGATATTGCCGGCATTCTCTACCGATGGGAAACATTCCATTTTGAAAAAGCGCTCTATGTGGTCGGGACGGCACAGCGCGACCATTTCAAGCAGGTCTTCAAAGTAATTGAATTGCTGGAAGAGGCCGAGCATGTTTCGGCCGAGAAGAGAATCGCTCATCGCCTGACACATGTGGAATTCGGCTGGATAAAGTTCGAGGATGAAGTAATGGCGACCCGGCAGGGGAATATCATTTTTCTTGAGGATGTTCTCGACAAGGCAATTTCCCTGGCCAGAGAGAAGATTGTCGAAAAGAATCCGGACCTGAAAGAAATCGATAAGACCGCCCACCAGATCGGATTGGGAGCGGTGATATTCGCCGACCTGTCCACCAGGAAAGAAAAAGATGTCAATTTTCAGTGGGATAAGGTCCTCAATTTCGAGGGCGAGACCGGGCCATACCTGCAATACACCCATGCCCGTTTGTCATCTCTTATCCGGCATTATGGAAAGGAACTCACCGAGAAGATAGATTTTTCTCTGCTGGATCATCCCGAGGAGTACCGGGTTTTGGATTTATTATATCGGTTTCCGCTGTTAGTCGAGGAGGCCGCTATCGCCTATGAACCGTACCTCATAAGTTCATACCTTCTGGAACTGGCCTCGGCTTTCAATACGGTCTATCAACGGAAAGACGCCGCCGGCCGGATTGACAAGATTATTTCCGATAACACGAATCTGACTGAAGCCAGGATGGCTCTGGTGGCGGCAGCCCGGATAGTAGTCAAAGAGGGGCTCTATCTCCTTGGAATCGAAGCACCGGAAGAAATGTAG
- a CDS encoding MFS transporter — MSAIGPDLRDRVILSSPLKSLKRKISRSIVDYLWHIRLFTRNVRLFLTGSFLIGLTAAAGQLLFNLYLKERGADESFIGTFLSAGAFGTAVIAIPAAFVLRRIKLKMVLLASTICYASAFLMISRLPVTNILISVSFISGMAMTFNRIAAAPFFMRNSSPKERTYIFSFNFGVMLVAGMIGSLTSGWLVTHLSEMTDGMIGAYQWTFMIAVFLGLLALIPFSLIKTAAPGREEREADFSLSLLRRQMKLYLKLLTPQFVVGIGAGLIIPFLNLYFRDRFGQPPDKIGLFFFAVNTTMLIGILAGPVMARKFGMVKTIVATELVSIPFMIILAFTYSLPLAFAAFLMRGALMNMAQPIGSNFSMEMVGKSEHALVNALMTLAWTGSWMISTAIGGRLIEKYGYTLPLLIAVVLYIVSAILYYIFFRKSEKKTSGGFMVEVT, encoded by the coding sequence ATGAGCGCTATCGGACCTGATCTCAGGGACAGGGTAATCCTGTCCTCACCGCTTAAGTCTCTGAAGCGCAAAATCAGCCGGTCCATAGTCGATTATCTGTGGCACATAAGGCTTTTTACCCGCAATGTCAGATTGTTCCTGACCGGTTCTTTTCTGATTGGTTTGACGGCGGCAGCCGGGCAGTTGCTTTTCAACCTCTATCTCAAAGAGCGCGGGGCCGACGAGTCATTTATCGGTACTTTTCTATCCGCGGGCGCTTTCGGAACGGCGGTTATTGCCATTCCGGCGGCTTTCGTGTTGCGCCGTATAAAATTGAAAATGGTTCTTCTTGCTTCCACTATTTGCTACGCCTCTGCTTTTTTGATGATTTCCCGCCTGCCCGTAACCAACATATTGATATCGGTGTCATTTATTTCCGGTATGGCGATGACTTTCAACCGTATCGCCGCGGCACCCTTCTTCATGCGAAACTCGTCGCCGAAAGAGCGCACCTATATTTTCTCGTTCAATTTCGGGGTGATGCTGGTAGCAGGCATGATCGGCTCGCTCACTTCCGGCTGGCTGGTCACACATTTATCAGAAATGACCGACGGCATGATCGGCGCTTATCAGTGGACTTTCATGATTGCAGTCTTTCTGGGCTTGCTGGCGCTGATTCCATTCTCTCTGATCAAAACGGCAGCGCCGGGCAGGGAAGAGCGCGAGGCCGATTTTTCCCTGTCCCTTCTGCGAAGGCAGATGAAACTGTATCTGAAACTCCTGACTCCTCAGTTTGTCGTTGGTATCGGTGCCGGATTGATTATCCCGTTCCTGAATCTCTATTTTCGGGATCGTTTCGGCCAGCCGCCCGATAAAATTGGCCTGTTCTTTTTCGCCGTCAACACTACCATGCTTATCGGAATTCTTGCCGGGCCGGTCATGGCCAGGAAATTCGGCATGGTCAAAACCATCGTAGCGACCGAGCTTGTTTCTATCCCTTTCATGATCATCCTGGCTTTTACTTATTCGCTTCCTCTGGCTTTTGCCGCGTTCCTGATGAGAGGAGCGCTGATGAATATGGCTCAGCCGATCGGCTCCAATTTCAGCATGGAGATGGTGGGAAAATCAGAACATGCGCTGGTCAACGCCTTAATGACTCTGGCCTGGACCGGCTCCTGGATGATTTCCACGGCCATAGGAGGGCGGCTTATCGAAAAATATGGCTATACCCTGCCGCTCCTGATTGCGGTTGTACTTTACATTGTCTCGGCGATTTTGTATTATATCTTTTTCAGGAAATCGGAAAAGAAGACCAGCGGCGGTTTTATGGTGGAGGTGACCTGA
- a CDS encoding DUF6504 family protein, with amino-acid sequence MDEPVEVVAVFDHHKMRPARFRWNGRVYKISEVTGDWKTDIGAYKVHHYAVVDTSSNFFQLTYDERQTSWVISKIWVE; translated from the coding sequence ATGGATGAACCGGTAGAGGTAGTGGCGGTGTTCGATCACCACAAAATGCGGCCGGCGCGGTTCCGGTGGAACGGACGAGTCTATAAAATCAGCGAGGTCACCGGCGACTGGAAAACCGATATCGGCGCCTATAAAGTGCATCACTACGCCGTGGTCGATACCTCCTCCAATTTCTTCCAGTTGACCTATGATGAACGTCAAACCAGTTGGGTCATAAGCAAAATATGGGTGGAATAG
- a CDS encoding tetratricopeptide repeat protein translates to MIMGNELKMSGFSIIRLTSDSLETRPTPDLQSCTDIWGQVKFLKHKTDKAFIKHNKYQLKGRQEIKQIITFCGLVIVLTFQISTAGTHKAADQGNAVAQYNLGQSYATGGGVSQDWAEAAKWYRKAADQGYAAAQLALGLIYANGSPDYPQSVRKDYAKFVTLLRKAADQGYSPAQIALGLKYYKGENVSQDHAEAVKWFRKAADQGDAEAKHYMDKYYDSQGVPRDNVEAEKWYRNVADRGDTAAQVALGLKYYNGEGVRQNFEEAVRWYKRAADQGCAAAQAALGSMYYEGTGGIPLDYGEAVKWYRKAADQGSSDAQNKLGVRYFKGEGVVRDYAESEKWFRMAADQGNADAQDNLEHVQAKRIPPAEISSWDMAVKKYDPGSFKNLILGGDEGVFICGYLEITQRLDAGEFLVSIQSPPRVFHCIIPSYVKLGNLVPGKIFKAIVRRGGIYEYVTTAGYKNSVETIEVLYAEKFR, encoded by the coding sequence ATGATTATGGGGAATGAATTGAAGATGTCGGGTTTCTCAATCATCCGGCTCACGTCGGATTCTCTTGAAACCCGACCTACTCCTGACTTACAAAGCTGCACCGATATATGGGGGCAGGTCAAGTTTTTGAAGCATAAAACCGATAAAGCTTTTATAAAGCACAATAAATACCAATTAAAGGGGCGACAAGAAATAAAACAGATAATTACTTTCTGCGGCTTGGTGATAGTTCTCACCTTTCAGATTTCAACTGCAGGAACTCATAAAGCGGCCGACCAAGGTAACGCTGTTGCCCAATATAATTTGGGTCAGAGTTACGCTACAGGGGGAGGTGTTTCTCAGGATTGGGCTGAAGCGGCAAAATGGTATCGGAAGGCCGCCGATCAAGGTTATGCTGCGGCCCAACTTGCCTTAGGATTGATTTATGCCAACGGATCACCAGATTACCCGCAAAGTGTTCGTAAGGATTATGCTAAATTTGTAACATTGCTTCGGAAAGCCGCCGACCAAGGCTATTCCCCCGCGCAAATCGCTTTGGGATTAAAATATTACAAAGGCGAAAATGTCTCTCAGGATCACGCTGAAGCGGTGAAATGGTTTCGGAAAGCCGCCGATCAGGGCGACGCTGAGGCCAAACACTACATGGATAAGTATTATGATAGCCAGGGCGTTCCTCGGGATAATGTTGAGGCTGAAAAATGGTACAGAAATGTGGCCGACCGGGGTGATACTGCGGCCCAGGTGGCCTTAGGATTGAAATACTATAACGGCGAAGGCGTTCGTCAAAATTTTGAGGAAGCGGTGAGATGGTATAAGAGAGCTGCGGATCAAGGCTGTGCTGCTGCTCAGGCCGCCCTGGGTTCGATGTACTACGAGGGTACAGGTGGTATTCCTCTGGATTACGGTGAAGCCGTGAAATGGTATCGAAAAGCGGCAGACCAAGGCAGTTCTGATGCCCAAAATAAATTGGGAGTGCGGTACTTTAAGGGAGAGGGTGTCGTCCGAGACTACGCTGAATCTGAAAAATGGTTTCGGATGGCAGCGGACCAGGGCAATGCTGATGCCCAAGATAATCTGGAACATGTACAGGCGAAAAGAATTCCACCTGCGGAGATAAGCAGCTGGGACATGGCGGTAAAGAAATATGACCCTGGAAGTTTCAAAAATCTGATTTTAGGAGGAGATGAAGGGGTATTTATATGCGGTTATCTCGAAATTACTCAGCGCCTGGATGCAGGAGAGTTTCTTGTTAGTATACAGTCCCCCCCCAGAGTCTTCCACTGCATTATCCCGTCATATGTTAAGCTGGGAAATCTTGTACCGGGCAAGATTTTCAAGGCTATTGTGAGGAGAGGTGGAATATATGAGTATGTGACTACCGCAGGCTACAAAAACTCAGTCGAGACTATTGAAGTGCTATATGCAGAAAAGTTTCGGTGA
- the dapF gene encoding diaminopimelate epimerase, which yields MKKIAFSKYHGLGNDFIIMDRIKKRKGADRFDKLAIDICRRNFGVGADGILVLTGSKIADCRMDIYNSDGSWAEKSGNGLRIAAAYYHAFCAKNRKIAIESGDGISEAEIIRAGRHSSLIKVSLGKPIFETRLVPVKSRFKFHINRPIRIGNLSLNVTALSVGNPHTVIFVDSFDFDWKELGRNIENAPLFPHRTNVEFAKIVGHSKLILNDWERGAGATGSSGTGAAAAVVAGVVNGYLKRQVEVIFPAGSLFIDWSEKDDIIYLTGPVEFICWGEYHFGVR from the coding sequence ATGAAAAAAATCGCATTTTCCAAGTATCATGGGCTGGGCAATGATTTTATAATCATGGATCGGATCAAGAAGCGCAAGGGAGCTGACCGGTTTGATAAACTGGCCATAGATATCTGCCGGAGAAATTTTGGGGTGGGAGCGGATGGCATCCTAGTTTTGACCGGCTCGAAAATAGCCGATTGCCGAATGGATATTTACAACTCTGATGGCAGCTGGGCGGAGAAATCAGGAAATGGTCTGCGGATTGCCGCCGCATATTATCATGCCTTCTGTGCGAAAAATAGGAAAATAGCGATCGAAAGCGGTGATGGGATATCCGAAGCCGAGATTATCAGGGCCGGCAGGCATTCATCTTTGATCAAGGTCTCGCTGGGAAAACCAATTTTCGAAACCAGGTTGGTTCCGGTCAAATCAAGATTTAAATTCCATATCAATCGGCCCATTAGAATCGGAAATCTCTCGCTTAATGTCACGGCTCTTTCAGTGGGGAATCCCCATACGGTCATATTTGTCGATAGTTTTGATTTCGACTGGAAAGAACTCGGCCGGAATATCGAAAACGCCCCGCTTTTCCCGCACCGCACAAACGTGGAGTTCGCCAAGATTGTCGGTCACTCCAAACTGATTCTAAATGACTGGGAGCGGGGAGCCGGCGCCACCGGTTCATCCGGCACCGGCGCCGCCGCCGCCGTTGTGGCGGGGGTAGTCAATGGTTATCTGAAGCGGCAGGTGGAAGTTATTTTTCCCGCGGGATCGCTTTTCATTGACTGGTCGGAAAAAGATGATATTATCTACCTGACCGGCCCGGTCGAATTTATCTGCTGGGGCGAGTATCATTTCGGAGTAAGATAG
- the dinB gene encoding DNA polymerase IV — MGGIDRTKDWAKVIMHVDMDAFFAAFEIRNTPQLKGKPVIVGGDARFRSVVSTCSYEARKYGVKSGMPMTQAKRLCPDGIYVSGNLGGYIYTASMLIKIFEHYSPLVEPVSVDEAFLDITGCHRIFGTVENLVAQMKREIKERLSMTCSVGIAPTRLMAKMATGENKPDGVTIIDRDDFKKIFYPRSVDALWGVGKATREAMEKNGIKTVGELAESNEKELKKYFGKNGVALRGMARGIGSSEVYSLDELPDDKSMSHETTFVKDISDIDKIYATLLWLSDKVAGRLRREEYWGKTVTVKIRSASFKTITRDKTLSNSTDQAKIIYETARSLIPPEFGTRIKVRLLGVRVSHLEKKTDSLQFHLWHDSGNEKMVLSSEAVDKIRDRYGNAVIHLAGTRR, encoded by the coding sequence ATGGGTGGAATAGACCGCACTAAAGACTGGGCGAAAGTCATTATGCATGTCGACATGGATGCGTTTTTCGCCGCTTTCGAAATCCGCAACACGCCCCAACTGAAAGGAAAACCGGTGATAGTGGGGGGCGATGCCCGTTTCCGAAGTGTGGTCTCCACCTGCTCATATGAAGCCCGGAAGTACGGGGTCAAATCGGGAATGCCGATGACCCAGGCAAAAAGATTATGCCCCGATGGTATCTATGTCTCCGGAAATTTGGGGGGATATATCTATACCGCATCGATGCTCATAAAAATATTCGAACATTATTCCCCCTTGGTGGAACCGGTCTCGGTCGATGAGGCTTTTCTTGATATCACCGGCTGCCACAGAATTTTCGGCACGGTGGAAAACTTGGTGGCGCAGATGAAGCGGGAAATAAAAGAGCGGCTGTCCATGACCTGTTCGGTCGGGATCGCCCCGACCAGGCTCATGGCTAAAATGGCCACGGGAGAAAACAAACCGGATGGTGTGACTATAATCGACCGGGATGATTTTAAAAAAATATTCTATCCCCGGTCGGTAGATGCTCTCTGGGGAGTGGGGAAAGCCACCCGGGAAGCAATGGAAAAAAATGGGATAAAAACGGTCGGGGAACTGGCCGAAAGTAACGAAAAGGAGCTAAAAAAATACTTTGGGAAAAATGGGGTGGCCCTAAGAGGAATGGCAAGAGGTATTGGTTCGTCAGAAGTCTATTCTCTCGATGAATTACCCGACGATAAATCGATGTCCCACGAGACTACTTTTGTGAAAGACATCTCCGACATTGATAAGATATATGCCACCCTGCTCTGGCTTTCGGATAAGGTGGCCGGAAGGCTGAGGCGTGAGGAATATTGGGGGAAAACGGTCACAGTGAAAATCCGTTCCGCCTCTTTCAAGACCATTACCAGAGATAAGACCTTATCGAATTCGACCGACCAGGCTAAGATTATCTATGAGACCGCCCGGAGTTTAATCCCCCCTGAATTCGGGACAAGAATAAAGGTGAGATTGTTGGGGGTAAGGGTATCACACCTAGAAAAGAAAACTGATTCTCTCCAGTTTCATTTATGGCATGATTCCGGGAATGAAAAGATGGTTTTGAGTAGTGAAGCGGTTGATAAAATTCGTGACCGATACGGAAATGCGGTAATTCATCTGGCCGGGACCAGGCGGTAA
- a CDS encoding PLP-dependent aminotransferase family protein, with protein MSKDYLAEEVQAMPDKWNYAPHVLSLESSIIREILKISSKPGVISFAGGYPGPEMFPVEEMKQAAMEVIDEFKSNALQYSLSMGITPLRDTVAERESKLGSPTKLENILITSGSQQGIDLCARAFLDPGDYIITEYPTYVGALQAFNFYQARYASVEMDQDGMLVDQVEDAIKKHNPKFIYTVSNFQNPTGITMSEERRHALVELASNYNIPIVDDNPYGELRYAGKPVPSLKAIGGDIVISLGTFSKILAPGLRIAWMNASEKVMPIFERVKQCGDLHTSTFTQYMIYAFLRAGKLEGQIQKLIKGYGEKRNLMLAEMEKNFPSELTWTRPEGGLFIWVEMPKHVSGSKMLPKAIEEKVVYVYGAPFYPDGRWDNTMRLNFSHAGPETIVEGIKRLGKVIKDSL; from the coding sequence ATGAGTAAAGATTATTTGGCTGAAGAGGTTCAAGCAATGCCGGATAAATGGAATTATGCTCCGCACGTGCTTTCTCTGGAAAGCTCGATTATCAGAGAAATTCTCAAGATTTCCTCAAAACCGGGCGTTATTTCCTTTGCCGGCGGATATCCGGGGCCGGAGATGTTTCCTGTCGAGGAAATGAAACAGGCGGCGATGGAGGTTATTGATGAGTTCAAATCCAACGCGCTGCAATATTCTCTTTCCATGGGGATTACTCCGCTGCGTGATACTGTCGCGGAACGGGAGAGCAAGCTCGGTTCCCCCACCAAACTCGAGAATATCCTTATCACTTCCGGTTCGCAGCAGGGGATTGATCTCTGCGCCCGTGCTTTCCTTGATCCGGGAGATTATATTATCACGGAATATCCGACTTATGTCGGGGCACTGCAGGCTTTCAATTTCTATCAGGCCCGTTATGCTTCAGTGGAAATGGATCAGGACGGCATGCTGGTAGATCAGGTCGAGGACGCTATCAAGAAGCACAATCCCAAATTCATTTATACCGTCTCCAATTTTCAGAATCCGACCGGTATTACCATGTCGGAAGAGCGCCGACACGCGCTCGTAGAATTAGCCTCGAATTATAATATCCCGATTGTGGATGACAATCCCTATGGCGAACTTCGCTATGCCGGCAAACCGGTTCCATCGCTAAAAGCTATCGGCGGCGATATCGTAATTTCTCTGGGGACTTTTTCCAAAATACTGGCGCCGGGGCTTCGAATCGCCTGGATGAACGCCTCCGAGAAAGTCATGCCGATTTTCGAGCGGGTCAAACAGTGCGGCGATCTCCACACCAGCACCTTTACTCAATATATGATCTATGCCTTCCTCAGAGCCGGCAAGCTGGAGGGACAAATTCAGAAATTGATCAAAGGATACGGCGAAAAACGCAACCTCATGCTGGCGGAGATGGAGAAGAATTTCCCCTCGGAATTGACCTGGACCAGACCGGAAGGCGGGCTTTTCATCTGGGTCGAGATGCCAAAACATGTTTCCGGCTCGAAGATGCTGCCGAAGGCTATTGAGGAAAAAGTGGTGTACGTTTATGGTGCCCCATTTTACCCTGATGGCCGCTGGGATAATACGATGCGGCTGAATTTCTCCCATGCCGGCCCCGAGACAATTGTCGAGGGAATCAAGCGGCTGGGCAAAGTGATAAAGGACAGTCTTTAG